From Staphylococcus delphini, one genomic window encodes:
- a CDS encoding ABC transporter ATP-binding protein, whose protein sequence is MSERVLEINDLHVSFDIEAGEVQAVRGVDLYLDKGETLAIVGESGSGKSVTTKAITKLFQGQTGRIKNGSIIFNGEDLTQKSEKELMKLRGKEISMIFQDPMTSLNPTMKIGKQVMEPIIRHIGLSKAEAKKRAVELLKLVGLKRVEERFNAYPHQFSGGQRQRIVIAMALACEPKILIADEPTTALDVTMQTQILDLMKELQQKIDTSIIFITHDLGVVANVADRVAVMYGGQMIETGDVNEIFYDPKHPYTWGLLSSMPDLEMADDTALMAIPGSPPDLTRPPKGDAFAARSEYALAIDFKEAPPWFKVSPTHFVRSWLLDERAPEVEPPEMVKRKQRPMPNNFAKPERVERVSFNE, encoded by the coding sequence ATGTCTGAGCGTGTATTAGAAATCAATGACTTGCATGTTTCCTTCGATATTGAAGCAGGGGAAGTGCAAGCGGTTAGAGGCGTGGATTTGTACTTGGATAAAGGTGAAACGTTGGCCATCGTTGGGGAGTCAGGTTCAGGAAAATCTGTAACAACGAAAGCCATTACGAAATTATTCCAAGGTCAAACAGGGCGCATTAAAAACGGTAGTATTATTTTTAATGGGGAAGATTTAACCCAAAAATCAGAAAAAGAACTCATGAAGTTACGTGGGAAAGAAATTTCAATGATTTTCCAAGATCCGATGACGTCACTCAACCCAACGATGAAAATTGGGAAACAAGTGATGGAACCCATTATTCGTCATATCGGCTTAAGTAAAGCTGAAGCGAAAAAACGGGCCGTCGAGTTGTTAAAATTGGTTGGTTTAAAACGTGTTGAAGAGCGTTTCAATGCCTATCCACATCAATTTTCAGGCGGTCAACGTCAACGTATTGTTATTGCGATGGCACTGGCATGTGAACCGAAAATTTTAATTGCGGATGAACCAACAACAGCACTTGATGTAACGATGCAAACACAAATTTTAGACTTGATGAAAGAACTTCAACAAAAAATTGATACGTCTATTATTTTTATCACCCACGATTTAGGTGTCGTGGCGAATGTGGCAGATCGTGTTGCGGTGATGTACGGGGGGCAAATGATTGAGACAGGCGATGTCAACGAAATATTCTATGACCCCAAACACCCATACACATGGGGATTATTGTCATCGATGCCAGATCTAGAAATGGCTGATGATACGGCGTTAATGGCGATTCCAGGGTCACCACCAGATTTAACACGTCCACCAAAAGGAGATGCCTTTGCGGCGCGGAGTGAGTATGCGTTGGCAATTGATTTCAAAGAGGCACCGCCATGGTTTAAAGTGTCGCCAACACATTTTGTTCGTTCATGGTTGTTAGATGAACGTGCACCTGAAGTTGAACCGCCAGAAATGGTAAAGCGTAAGCAACGTCCAATGCCGAACAACTTTGCCAAACCAGAACGCGTAGAAAGGGTGTCGTTTAATGAATGA
- a CDS encoding ABC transporter ATP-binding protein, which translates to MNEKEVLVEVKNLKQYFNQGKRNEVRAIEDISFKIFKGETFGLVGESGSGKSTTGKAIIKLNDVTDGQVLYEGVNIQEIKKRKDLLRFNKKIQMIFQDPYASLNPRLKVMDIVAEGIDIHGLAKDSKDRKKRVYDLLETVGLRKSHANRYPHEFSGGQRQRIGIARALAVEPEFIIADEPISALDVSIQAQVVNLMQKLQRERNITFLFIAHDLSMVKYISDRIAVMHLGRIVELGPADEIYHNPIHPYTKSLLSAVPQPDPDSERTRTRVAYEEDHTKNDQRRLVECTKDHYVFATEEELKQFQTEHQSVGV; encoded by the coding sequence ATGAATGAAAAAGAAGTATTAGTTGAAGTGAAAAATTTAAAGCAATATTTCAATCAAGGCAAACGCAATGAAGTTCGTGCGATTGAAGATATTTCTTTTAAAATTTTTAAAGGGGAAACTTTCGGACTTGTAGGCGAATCAGGTTCTGGTAAATCGACAACAGGTAAAGCCATCATTAAGTTGAACGATGTGACAGATGGACAGGTGCTTTACGAAGGGGTTAACATTCAAGAAATTAAAAAACGTAAAGATTTATTGAGATTTAATAAAAAGATTCAAATGATTTTCCAAGATCCATACGCATCACTGAATCCACGTTTAAAAGTGATGGATATTGTTGCGGAAGGGATTGATATTCACGGTTTAGCGAAAGACAGTAAAGACCGTAAAAAGCGTGTCTATGATTTGTTGGAAACTGTAGGATTAAGAAAAAGTCATGCCAATCGTTATCCGCACGAATTCTCTGGGGGTCAACGTCAACGTATCGGGATTGCCCGTGCATTAGCTGTGGAACCCGAATTCATTATTGCAGACGAACCTATTTCAGCATTAGACGTATCGATTCAAGCACAAGTTGTGAACTTAATGCAAAAATTACAACGTGAACGCAACATTACATTTTTGTTTATTGCGCATGATTTATCAATGGTGAAATACATCTCGGACCGCATTGCTGTGATGCATCTTGGACGAATTGTAGAACTCGGACCTGCTGATGAAATCTATCACAATCCGATTCACCCTTATACGAAGTCTTTATTATCTGCCGTACCACAACCTGATCCAGACAGTGAGCGTACAAGAACACGTGTCGCTTATGAAGAGGATCATACGAAAAATGATCAACGTCGATTAGTGGAATGTACGAAAGATCATTATGTATTTGCGACAGAAGAAGAACTGAAACAATTTCAAACGGAACACCAATCAGTCGGTGTATAA
- a CDS encoding beta-ketoacyl-ACP synthase III: protein MNVGIKGFGAYAPDRVVDNAYFESYLDTSDEWISQMTGIKERRWADENQDTSDLAYEASIRAIEDAGIDAQDIDMVIVATSTGDHRFPTVANMLQQRLGLGKVASMDQLAACSGFMYGIVTARSFVLSGEYQNVLVVGADKLSKITDLNDRSTAILFGDGAGAVIIGEVSENRGILSYELGSDGVGGKYLYQDQETNFIRMNGREVFKFAVRVMGESSQRAVEKANLGPDDINMFIPHQANIRIMESARQRLNLPKEKMSVSVDKFGNTSAASIPLSVKQELENGRIKDDDVVVFVGFGGGLTWGSIVIRWGK from the coding sequence ATGAATGTAGGTATTAAAGGATTTGGCGCATATGCCCCAGATCGTGTTGTCGATAATGCATATTTTGAATCATACCTAGATACTTCTGACGAATGGATTTCACAAATGACTGGGATTAAAGAACGTAGATGGGCAGATGAGAATCAAGATACATCTGATTTAGCGTATGAAGCAAGTATTCGTGCGATTGAAGATGCAGGTATCGATGCACAAGACATAGACATGGTTATTGTTGCAACATCTACTGGAGATCATCGTTTTCCAACAGTGGCAAATATGTTACAACAGAGACTAGGACTCGGTAAAGTTGCATCTATGGATCAATTAGCCGCATGTTCTGGATTTATGTACGGTATCGTTACGGCGCGTTCATTTGTATTATCAGGTGAATATCAAAATGTGCTTGTAGTCGGTGCAGATAAACTTTCAAAAATTACAGATTTAAATGACCGTTCAACTGCTATTCTGTTTGGAGACGGTGCAGGTGCAGTGATTATTGGCGAAGTATCTGAAAATCGTGGTATTCTGAGCTATGAGTTAGGTTCAGATGGTGTTGGTGGCAAATACCTTTACCAAGATCAAGAAACAAACTTTATTCGTATGAATGGCCGCGAAGTTTTCAAATTTGCGGTACGTGTGATGGGTGAATCGTCACAACGTGCAGTTGAAAAAGCGAATTTAGGCCCAGATGACATTAATATGTTTATTCCACACCAAGCGAATATCCGTATTATGGAATCCGCGCGTCAACGATTAAATTTACCAAAAGAGAAAATGAGTGTTTCAGTGGATAAATTTGGTAACACATCAGCAGCTTCTATCCCGCTCAGTGTCAAACAAGAACTAGAAAATGGACGTATTAAAGACGATGATGTCGTTGTTTTTGTAGGCTTCGGTGGCGGACTCACTTGGGGCTCAATCGTCATCAGATGGGGTAAATAA
- a CDS encoding DUF2929 family protein, which produces MKYFITLIWAILLVEMINFVLNSLSGGGPLNVVTPLFVAVIMVIALALLDVATTPPKQSQDTNEI; this is translated from the coding sequence ATGAAATACTTCATCACATTGATTTGGGCTATTTTACTTGTAGAAATGATTAATTTCGTTTTAAATAGCTTGAGTGGTGGCGGTCCACTCAATGTTGTGACACCACTGTTTGTCGCTGTCATTATGGTGATTGCACTTGCATTGTTAGATGTTGCAACGACACCACCTAAACAATCACAAGATACGAATGAGATTTGA
- a CDS encoding peptide ABC transporter substrate-binding protein has protein sequence MKKQHRFKLLITSILSVLVLAACGNNGGIYSDEGQVFRKVIPQDMSSLDTAKVTDTVSFDKFNQVYEGLYTLDGNDNAVPGVAKGQPKISDDGKTWTIELRKNAKWSNGDPVTAHDFVFAWRRVLDPDTASEYAYIMYDLKNAEQINMGKKKPSELGVKALDDYTLQFELEKPIPYYKEMLAFGTFLPQNEKVVKKFGDRYGTTAEKAVYNGPFKVKQWAVEDKILLVKNDKYWDKDVVKLDKINYKVLKDGQAGASLYDTESVDDTTITSEQVDKYKDSPALKKRLLASTFYLKLNQDKVPALKNKDMRLALAQAINKDEYVDSVLNNGSQPTDGFTAKATAKDPNGKDYTDQIKSPLKYNPSEAKANYEKAKKALGQKEFTFTVNTEDTPGSKISAEFIKAQIEKNLPGVTIKIQQLPFKQRLAREQSGNYDISISGWAPDYPDAMTYLYIMTTGNSVNNTGWSNKVYDQKVKDANGPLLTDVKKRNQTLVEAEELLLAEAPIAPIYQKGEAHLTNPQVKNLYYHNFAGDTTLKYAYIDKSIDRETGKKKEK, from the coding sequence TTGAAAAAGCAACATAGATTTAAATTATTAATCACATCTATTTTATCAGTACTCGTATTAGCAGCTTGTGGTAACAATGGTGGTATTTATAGTGATGAAGGACAGGTATTCCGTAAAGTTATCCCTCAAGATATGTCCTCACTCGATACAGCAAAAGTGACAGATACAGTCAGTTTTGATAAGTTCAACCAAGTGTATGAAGGTTTATATACATTAGATGGTAACGATAATGCCGTACCAGGTGTTGCGAAAGGTCAACCGAAAATTTCAGATGACGGCAAAACGTGGACAATCGAGTTACGTAAAAATGCGAAATGGTCGAATGGGGATCCTGTAACAGCACACGATTTCGTCTTCGCATGGCGCCGTGTGTTAGACCCAGATACAGCTTCAGAATATGCGTACATTATGTATGATTTGAAAAACGCCGAACAAATCAATATGGGTAAAAAGAAACCGTCAGAACTTGGGGTAAAGGCTCTAGACGATTACACGTTACAATTTGAATTGGAAAAACCGATTCCATATTATAAAGAAATGTTAGCGTTCGGTACGTTTTTACCACAAAATGAAAAAGTCGTGAAAAAATTTGGTGATCGCTATGGTACAACTGCTGAAAAAGCGGTGTATAATGGACCATTTAAAGTGAAACAATGGGCCGTTGAAGATAAAATTTTATTAGTGAAAAACGACAAGTATTGGGATAAAGATGTTGTCAAACTTGATAAAATTAACTATAAAGTGTTAAAAGACGGTCAAGCAGGTGCGTCACTCTACGATACAGAGTCAGTCGATGATACGACGATTACTTCAGAGCAGGTGGACAAATATAAAGATTCACCGGCATTAAAAAAACGTTTACTTGCATCGACGTTTTATTTGAAATTAAACCAAGATAAAGTGCCTGCATTGAAAAATAAAGATATGCGTCTTGCATTGGCACAAGCGATTAATAAAGATGAGTATGTCGACTCCGTACTTAATAATGGTTCGCAGCCAACTGATGGATTTACGGCAAAGGCAACAGCAAAAGACCCAAATGGTAAAGATTATACAGATCAAATTAAGTCACCATTAAAGTACAATCCAAGTGAAGCGAAAGCTAACTATGAAAAAGCGAAAAAAGCATTAGGTCAAAAAGAATTTACATTTACAGTTAATACTGAAGATACACCAGGCTCTAAAATTTCCGCTGAATTTATTAAAGCGCAAATTGAGAAAAACTTACCGGGGGTTACAATCAAAATTCAACAATTACCATTCAAACAGCGTCTTGCACGTGAACAAAGTGGGAACTATGATATTTCTATTTCTGGTTGGGCACCAGATTATCCTGATGCGATGACATATCTATACATTATGACAACAGGAAACTCTGTTAACAACACAGGCTGGAGTAATAAAGTGTACGATCAAAAAGTTAAAGATGCGAATGGACCGTTGTTAACTGATGTTAAAAAACGTAACCAAACTTTAGTGGAAGCTGAAGAATTATTATTAGCTGAAGCACCCATCGCACCAATTTATCAAAAAGGTGAAGCGCATTTAACAAATCCACAAGTGAAAAATCTTTATTATCATAACTTCGCTGGAGATACAACATTGAAATACGCTTATATCGATAAGAGTATTGATAGAGAAACAGGTAAGAAAAAAGAGAAATAG
- a CDS encoding DUF3899 domain-containing protein: protein MMKTLNKNALIYILLTPIGSLMIWALTTHTVTHLLNIFFTFSVLVGILLFTLLVVQEGILDVTSYGFRKFRYQMMRKKNRSRIEDDEFFNPKEPKKAHHFVSPWIKPALIMQLIYFLLAIIIAYLI from the coding sequence ATGATGAAAACTTTAAACAAAAATGCACTGATTTATATTTTATTGACACCTATTGGAAGCTTGATGATATGGGCATTGACGACGCACACTGTGACGCATCTATTGAATATTTTTTTTACTTTTTCTGTCTTAGTCGGCATCCTTTTATTCACTTTATTAGTTGTGCAAGAAGGGATACTTGACGTCACTAGTTATGGTTTTAGAAAATTTCGTTATCAAATGATGCGCAAAAAAAATCGCTCACGTATAGAAGATGATGAATTTTTTAACCCTAAAGAGCCTAAAAAAGCACATCATTTCGTATCACCATGGATTAAACCTGCTTTAATCATGCAGCTCATTTACTTTTTATTAGCGATCATTATTGCATATTTAATTTAA
- the opp3C gene encoding oligopeptide ABC transporter permease, translating into MSNQERHLPQDDHSGATVAQTSGIMHEDFIRTGAPDSGEQEFQREGRTFWQDAWAQLKRNRLAVVGMIGLVIIILFALIGPLLNGHDYAEQDVQRRNLPAKIAVLDQVPFLPFDGQGVDGNAYEKANVTENFWFGTDQLGRDLWTRTWEGTQVSLFIGLVAALLDIFIGVIYGAISGYFGGRVDDVMQRIIEIISSIPTLIVVILFVLIFAPSIWTIILAMTITGWIGMSRVVRGEFLKLKNQEFVLASRTLGSSNLKLIFKHILPNTLGAIIVTSMFTVPNAIFFEAFLSFIGIGVPAPRTSLGSLVNDGRAMLLIHPHELFIPAVVLSLLILFFYLFSDGLRDAFDPKMRK; encoded by the coding sequence ATGTCAAATCAAGAACGTCATTTACCACAAGATGATCATTCAGGCGCGACAGTAGCGCAAACCTCTGGAATTATGCACGAAGATTTTATTCGTACAGGTGCACCGGATAGTGGAGAACAAGAATTTCAACGTGAGGGTCGCACATTTTGGCAAGATGCTTGGGCACAATTAAAGCGTAATAGACTTGCGGTAGTTGGGATGATAGGCCTTGTGATTATCATCTTATTCGCTTTAATCGGGCCTCTGTTAAATGGTCACGATTATGCAGAACAAGATGTCCAACGTCGTAACTTACCGGCGAAAATTGCAGTATTAGATCAAGTGCCGTTCCTCCCATTTGATGGTCAAGGTGTCGATGGGAATGCTTATGAAAAGGCAAATGTGACTGAAAATTTCTGGTTTGGAACAGATCAACTCGGACGTGATTTATGGACGCGTACGTGGGAAGGGACACAAGTTTCACTCTTTATCGGACTCGTTGCAGCGTTGTTAGACATTTTTATCGGTGTCATTTACGGTGCGATTTCTGGTTATTTCGGTGGACGCGTCGATGATGTCATGCAGCGTATTATTGAAATTATTTCTTCAATTCCAACGTTAATTGTCGTCATTTTATTCGTCTTAATTTTTGCGCCATCGATTTGGACAATTATTTTAGCGATGACGATTACAGGATGGATTGGCATGAGTCGTGTCGTACGTGGAGAATTTTTAAAATTGAAAAACCAAGAATTCGTTTTAGCGTCACGCACGTTAGGGTCATCCAATTTAAAATTAATTTTCAAACATATTTTACCGAATACGTTAGGTGCGATTATTGTAACGTCTATGTTCACTGTGCCGAATGCGATTTTCTTTGAGGCATTTTTAAGCTTTATCGGTATCGGGGTTCCAGCACCAAGAACATCATTAGGTTCGCTTGTTAACGATGGGCGTGCCATGTTACTCATCCACCCGCATGAATTGTTTATTCCAGCGGTCGTGTTAAGTTTATTAATTCTATTTTTCTATCTCTTTAGTGATGGATTGCGTGATGCATTTGACCCTAAGATGCGTAAATAA
- the opp3b gene encoding oligopeptide ABC transporter permease, with amino-acid sequence MLRYTLKRLLYMVISLFIIVTITFFLMKLMPGSPFNDEKLSEQQKTILNEKYGLNDPLPVQYGNYMKNVVKGDFGNSFQYDNQPVWDLIKPRLVPSFQMGLFAMVIGVILGVILGVIAATRQNTWVDYLATFISVIAISVPSFVLAVLLQYVFAVRLQWFPVAGWEGISTAILPSLALSAVVLATVARYIRAEMIEVLSSDYILLARAKGNSTARVLFGHALRNALIPVVTILVPMLASILTGTLTIENIFGVPGLGDQFVRSITTNDFSVIMAITLLFSTLFIASIFIVDVLYGLIDPRIRLQGGKK; translated from the coding sequence ATGCTTAGATATACGTTAAAGCGTTTGCTGTATATGGTCATTTCTCTATTCATCATTGTAACCATTACATTTTTCTTGATGAAATTAATGCCAGGTTCACCATTTAACGATGAAAAGTTAAGTGAACAACAAAAGACAATTTTGAATGAGAAATATGGATTAAATGATCCACTACCTGTTCAGTACGGCAACTATATGAAAAATGTTGTAAAAGGAGATTTTGGTAATTCATTCCAATATGACAACCAACCTGTTTGGGATCTCATCAAACCGAGACTCGTGCCGTCGTTTCAAATGGGCTTATTTGCGATGGTTATTGGTGTCATTTTAGGGGTGATACTCGGAGTGATTGCAGCGACCCGACAAAACACATGGGTCGATTATCTCGCCACCTTTATATCGGTTATCGCCATTTCGGTACCGTCATTCGTATTAGCCGTATTATTGCAATACGTGTTCGCGGTACGTTTACAATGGTTCCCGGTAGCAGGTTGGGAAGGGATATCTACGGCAATCTTACCATCACTCGCATTATCAGCAGTTGTATTAGCGACAGTTGCACGATACATTCGAGCAGAAATGATTGAAGTGTTGAGTTCTGATTACATATTACTTGCTCGAGCAAAAGGGAATTCGACAGCAAGAGTATTATTCGGACACGCGTTACGAAACGCACTCATTCCAGTTGTCACAATCCTTGTACCGATGTTAGCAAGTATTTTAACTGGGACATTAACGATTGAAAATATTTTCGGTGTGCCAGGACTTGGTGACCAGTTTGTGCGTTCAATTACGACAAATGACTTCTCAGTGATTATGGCGATCACATTACTATTCAGTACATTGTTTATCGCTTCAATTTTCATTGTGGACGTCCTTTACGGTTTGATTGATCCACGAATTCGTTTGCAAGGGGGTAAAAAATAA
- a CDS encoding 5'-nucleotidase, lipoprotein e(P4) family, with protein sequence MNKWTKASAALLALGIVSSSVSTATYASGSGAVKTEQTEKHETKEKDKAAQTLGQQNIMSVAWYQNSAEAKALYAQGYNAAKETLSKKIKNHHGGKKLAIVLDIDETVLDNSPYQATNALKGQSFPEGWHEWVQSAQAKPVYGAKSFLKYADRHDVEIFYVSDRSHEKDLDATIKNLRNEKLPQADKKHVLLKKEGEKGKTERRDKVRTDYNLVMLFGDNLLDFDEPKEPTAKSREALVKQHEDDFGSKYIIFPNPMYGSWEATLYDNNYGLENNKKIQSREQSLRYFDAKTNKVKSYEMQ encoded by the coding sequence TTGAATAAATGGACAAAAGCATCAGCAGCACTTTTAGCATTAGGCATCGTTTCTTCTAGCGTATCGACAGCAACATATGCTTCAGGTAGTGGCGCGGTTAAAACAGAACAAACAGAAAAGCACGAAACAAAAGAGAAAGATAAAGCAGCACAAACGCTAGGTCAACAAAACATCATGAGTGTGGCTTGGTATCAAAACTCAGCAGAAGCTAAAGCGTTGTATGCACAAGGTTATAACGCAGCAAAAGAAACATTAAGCAAGAAAATTAAAAATCACCACGGTGGTAAAAAGTTAGCGATCGTCCTTGATATTGATGAAACGGTACTCGATAACTCACCGTATCAAGCAACGAATGCATTAAAAGGTCAATCTTTCCCAGAAGGTTGGCATGAATGGGTACAATCTGCACAAGCGAAACCTGTATATGGTGCGAAATCATTCTTGAAATATGCAGATCGTCATGATGTTGAAATCTTTTATGTATCAGATCGTTCACATGAAAAAGATTTAGACGCGACAATCAAAAACTTAAGAAATGAAAAGTTACCACAAGCCGATAAAAAGCATGTGTTATTGAAAAAAGAAGGGGAAAAAGGTAAAACTGAACGTCGTGATAAAGTACGTACAGATTACAATTTAGTGATGTTATTTGGTGACAACTTATTAGACTTTGATGAGCCTAAAGAACCGACAGCGAAGTCACGTGAAGCTTTAGTGAAGCAACATGAAGATGATTTCGGTAGCAAGTACATCATTTTCCCTAACCCAATGTATGGCAGCTGGGAAGCGACATTATACGACAATAACTACGGCTTAGAAAACAATAAAAAAATTCAAAGTCGTGAACAGTCATTACGTTACTTTGATGCGAAAACAAATAAAGTAAAATCATATGAAATGCAGTAA
- the fabF gene encoding beta-ketoacyl-ACP synthase II — translation MTKKQRVVVTGLGGLSPIGNDVPTMWENALKGVNGIDKITRIDTEPYQVHIGGELKDFNVEDFIPKKEARKMARFTQYAVVASREALTDSGLTIDETNANRVGVWIGSGIGGMETFEQAYDQLKAKGPRRVSPFFVPMLIPDMASGQVSIDTGAKGPNGATVTACATATNSIGEAFKIIERGDADVMIAGGTEAPITHMSIAGFSASRALTTNGDIETACRPFQEGRDGFVMGEGAGILILESLESAQARGAKIYAELVGYGATGDAYHITAPGPEGEGGSRAMEAAIKDAGIQPSDIQYLNAHGTSTPVGDLSEIQAVKNTFGEAAYNLKISSTKSMTGHLLGATGGVEAIFSILSIRDSKIAPTIHANSPDPEIDLDITPNVAVDHDIEYAMSNSLGFGGHNAVLIFKKYSE, via the coding sequence ATGACAAAAAAACAGCGTGTTGTAGTGACAGGTCTTGGTGGCTTATCACCAATCGGAAATGATGTCCCGACAATGTGGGAAAATGCATTAAAAGGTGTGAATGGTATCGATAAAATTACAAGAATCGATACTGAACCTTACCAAGTACACATTGGTGGAGAACTGAAAGATTTTAATGTAGAAGACTTTATTCCTAAAAAAGAAGCACGTAAAATGGCGCGTTTTACACAATATGCCGTTGTAGCATCACGTGAAGCGTTAACAGATTCAGGACTTACTATTGATGAAACGAATGCGAATCGTGTCGGCGTATGGATTGGTTCAGGCATTGGTGGTATGGAAACATTTGAACAAGCATATGATCAATTGAAAGCTAAAGGACCACGTCGCGTTAGTCCTTTCTTCGTACCGATGTTAATTCCAGACATGGCATCAGGACAAGTGTCAATCGATACAGGTGCGAAAGGGCCAAACGGTGCAACAGTTACAGCATGTGCGACTGCAACGAACTCTATTGGTGAAGCGTTTAAAATTATCGAACGTGGCGATGCAGATGTGATGATTGCAGGTGGAACAGAAGCGCCAATCACACATATGTCTATTGCAGGGTTCAGTGCGAGCCGTGCATTAACTACAAACGGTGATATCGAAACAGCATGTCGTCCATTCCAAGAAGGTCGTGACGGTTTTGTCATGGGTGAAGGTGCAGGGATTTTAATTTTAGAATCATTAGAATCTGCACAAGCACGTGGCGCGAAAATTTATGCTGAGCTTGTCGGATACGGTGCGACAGGTGATGCATATCATATTACTGCGCCAGGTCCAGAAGGTGAAGGGGGTTCTCGTGCGATGGAAGCTGCGATTAAAGATGCAGGTATCCAACCGAGCGACATCCAGTACCTCAATGCTCACGGCACAAGTACACCAGTAGGCGACTTATCTGAAATTCAAGCGGTTAAAAATACGTTTGGTGAAGCAGCGTATAACCTTAAAATTAGTTCTACAAAATCAATGACGGGTCACTTATTAGGTGCAACAGGTGGTGTTGAAGCGATTTTCTCTATTTTATCCATCCGTGATAGTAAAATCGCACCGACTATCCATGCAAATTCACCAGATCCAGAAATTGACTTAGATATTACACCAAACGTTGCGGTGGATCATGACATCGAATACGCAATGAGTAACAGTTTAGGATTTGGTGGACACAATGCTGTATTAATTTTCAAGAAATATAGTGAATAG